Proteins co-encoded in one Echeneis naucrates chromosome 22, fEcheNa1.1, whole genome shotgun sequence genomic window:
- the LOC115035429 gene encoding serine/threonine-protein kinase PAK 2-like, translating into MCDSRVCDDKPPAPPVRMSSQGGGAKDGQSANHNSRPLPSVPEEKKSRNKIISMFASEKGGRKKDRDKDRPEISSPSDFEHTIHVGFDAVTGEFTGMPDQWARLLQTSNISKSEQKQNPQAVLDILKFYDSTSGKQKYLSFSASDKDSQSPGKQGTATSPSGGKDGDDDDDDDTPPPVVAPRPEHTKSVYTRSVIDPIPAPEGDAASKAADKQKKKGGKMTDEEIMEKLRTIVSIGDPKKKYTRYEKIGQGASGTVYTAIDVATGQEVAIKQINLQKQPKKELIINEILVMKELKNPNIVNFLDSFLVGDELFVVMEYLAGGSLTDVVTETCMDEAQIAAVCREVLQALEFLHANQVIHRDIKSDNVLLGMDGSVKLTDFGFCAQITPEQSKRSTMVGTPYWMAPEVVTRKAYGPKVDIWSLGIMAIEMVEGEPPYLNENPLRALYLIATNGTPELQSPEKLSPVFRAFLSRCLEMDVEKRGSGRELLQHPFLKLAKPLSSLTPLILAAKEAMRSNR; encoded by the exons atgtgtgacAGCAGAGTGTGTGACGACAAGCCCCCTGCCCCCCCTGTCAGGATGAGTAGCCAAGGAGGAGGAGCCAAAGACGgccagtcagccaatcacaacTCTCGGCCGCTGCCGTCTGTACCAGAGGAGAAGAAGTCCAGAAACAAGATCATCTCAATGTTTGCCTCTGAGAAAG GAGGTAGGAAGAAGGACCGGGACAAGGACAGACCTGAGATATCCTCCCCGTCAGACTTTGAACACACCATCCATGTGGGTTTTGATGCAGTCACAGGAGAGTTCACC GGCATGCCGGACCAGTGGGCCCGTCTTCTTCAAACCTCTAACATAAGTAaatcagaacagaaacagaatccTCAGGCCGTCCTCGACATTCTGAAGTTCTACGACTCCACcagtggaaaacaaaaatacctCAGTTTTTCCGCCTCAG acaaAGACTCGCAGTCG CCAGGCAAGCAGGGTACAGCTACTTCCCCATCAGGTGGCAAGGATGGcgacgatgatgacgatgacgataCGCCACCTCCAGTTGTGGCCCCACGGCcagaacacacaaaatca GTATACACAAGATCAGTCATAGATCCTATCCCTGCTCCAGAGGGAGACGCCGCCTCCAAGGCAGccgacaaacagaaaaagaagggagGCAAAATGACTGACGAAGAGATCATGGAGAAACTAA GAACTATTGTCAGCATCGGAGATCCTAAGAAAAAATACACTCGCTATGAGAAGATCGGCCAGGG GGCATCTGGTACAGTTTACACAGCCATAGATGTTGCCACTGGACAAGAG GTGGCCATCAAACAGATTAACCTGCAGAAGCAGCCAAAGAAAGAGCTAATTATCAACGAGATCTTGGTCATGAAGGAGCTGAAGAACCCCAACATTGTCAATTTCTTAGATAG TTTCCTTGTAGGAGATGAGCTTTTTGTGGTGATGGAGTATCTGGCCGGTGGCTCTCTGACCGATGTCGTGACGGAGACGTGTATGGACGAGGCTCAGATCGCTGCTGTGTGCAGAGAG GTCCTTCAGGCTCTAGAGTTTCTTCATGCCAACCAGGTcatccacagagacatcaaGAGTGACAACGTCCTGCTGGGGATGGACGGCTCAGTCAAGCTCA CTGACTTCGGTTTCTGTGCCCAGATCACTCCAGAGCAGAGCAAGCGCAGCACAATGGTGGGGACTCCATACTGGATGGCTCCAGAGGTGGTGACTAGGAAAGCCTACGGACCCAAAGTGGACATTTGGTCTTTGGGGATTATGGCCATAGAGATGGTGGAGGGAGAACCTCCATATCTCAATGAGAACCCTCTCAGG GCATTGTATTTAATTGCCACCAATGGGACTCCTGAGCTGCAGAGTCCAGAGAAGCTGTCCCCTGTCTTCAGAGCCTTCCTGTCCCGTTGTCTGGAAATGGATGTGGAGAAACGAGGATCAGGCAGAGAACTGCTACAG CATCCATTCCTGAAGCTGGCCAAGCCTCTGTCCAGCCTCACCCCACTAATTCTGGCAGCTAAGGAGGCCATGAGGAGCAACCGCTAA
- the LOC115035604 gene encoding LOW QUALITY PROTEIN: helicase-like transcription factor (The sequence of the model RefSeq protein was modified relative to this genomic sequence to represent the inferred CDS: deleted 1 base in 1 codon), which yields MFPGRGRFGWGRLPEVDLFTDRHDTNAETLSQAIRAAAAAEPDADGSVLFGQMQGTVVGLRYYTGVVNRGEMVGLVRQPQNPYDPNAVMVANIYGNQVGHIKRELAAAMAYVMDNNLAKVEGVVYSGTGNKFNMPVMLSFWGREEKKTAVIECMARRGYKLNTGGIMASGANQTYNRPGASALPSKKGLTIPLTADELKNAFDNLFDDLMESRDGEKEAAESVGTPLLLHQKQALSWMCARENKSALPPFWEKRGELYYNTVTCFSAKEIPERVRGGILADDMGLGKTLTTIALILTNFHNRKPLPVEKCEEWSSPTKAKSKPHTASKLQGSSSIGDGPGVSNVTKLSQGEVICADTPGMVKKTGKSDKSTSKEKLQATKRKPSKGTTVLLEDLDFAAALGGSVPQTVPKKKKTTNKATSKQIVESSTPESTEDSSARTTLIICPLSVLSNWLDQFEQHMHPNVKLNVYLYYGSERNRSKTFLSSQDVVITTYNVLSADFVNESPLHSINWLRVVLDEGHIIRNPNAQMSKAVLNLKANRRWILSGTPIQNSVKDLWMLLAFLRLKPFDVREWWNRVIQRPVTQGDRAGLQNLQTLVKCITLRRTKSTVVNGRPLVSLPEKTVFVEQVELSQQEREEYELARNEGRNTISRYVAEGTVLRNYADVLAILMRLRQYCCHPDLLAKAPSDLDAAATPAELRERLIEKLRLVLASGSDEECPVCLDSVRLPVITHCAHVYCRPCIAQVITSEQKARCPLCRGEIKTSELVEFPQEEMEEESSTNSECWRKSSKVQALMGNLLRLRCEDSSIKCLVVSQFTRFLTIVETPLREHGFRFVRLDGSMSQKRRAQVIQEFQSSEADSPAIMLLSLKAGGVGLNLTAASHVFLLDPAWNPATEEQCIDRCHRLGQKRKVVVTKFIVKDSVEENMVKIQKKKQDLVEKAFDSTNTERKISLVDDIKALMEL from the exons ATGTTTCCTGGCCGGGGGAGGTTTGGCTGGGGTCGGCTCCCTGAGGTGGATCTCTTCACGGACCGCCATGACACCAATGCAGAGACTCTGTCCCAGGCCATCAGAGCTGCAGCCGCCGCAGAGCCGGACGCAGACGGCAGCGTGCTGTTTGGACAAATGCAGGGCACCGTGGTCGGCCTCAGATATTACACTGGAGTG GTGAACCGAGGAGAAATGGTCGGTTTGGTGCGACAGCCCCAGAATCCGTATGACCCCAATGCAGTGATGGTGGCCAACATTTATGGCAACCAGGTGGGACACATCAAGCGGGAGCTGGCAGCAGCTATGGCTTATGTCATGGACAACAACTTGGCTAAGGTGGAGGG GGTGGTGTACTCGGGCACCGGCAACAAATTTAACATGCCCGTGATGCTGTCTTTCTGgggcagagaagaaaagaaaaccgcTGTGATTGAATGCATGGCGCGGCGTGGTTACAAACTAAACACAGGTGGAATCATGGCATCag GTGCAAATCAAACATATAACAGGCCAGGAGCTTCTGCATTGCCGTCTAAAAAAGGCCTGACAATTCCTCTGACTGCAGATGAG ctgaagaatGCATTTGATAACCTGTTTGATGATTTGATGGAGAGTAGAGATGGCGAGAAAGAGGCAGCTGAG TCTGTGGGTACTCCTCTTCTGCTTCACCAAAAACAGGCACTATCCTGGATGTGTGCCCGAGAAAACAAATCTGCTCTGCCACCCTTCTGGGAGAAGAGAGGCGAGCTTTACTACAACACCGTCACATGTTTCTCTGCTAAAGAAATACCAGAGAGGGTTCGC GGGGGGATACTGGCTGACGACATGGGACTG gGAAAAACTCTGACAACCATCGCTCTGATCCTCACCAACTTTCACAACAGAAAGCCACTACCTGTGGAGAAATGT GAGGAGTGGTCTTCACCTACCAAAGCCAAAAGTAAACCACACACGGCCTCTAAACTGCAAG gaagcagcagcataGGTGATGGACCAGGAGTGAGCAATGTAACAAAGCT TTCACAGGGAGAGGTGATCTGTGCTGATACACCAGGCATggtgaagaaaacaggaaagtcGGATAAAA GTACgagcaaagaaaaactgcaaGCCACCAAGCGAAAGCCCAGCAAAG GGACTACTGTATTGCTGGAGGATCTAGACTTTGCTGCAGCACTGGGTGGCTCAGTACCACAAACAGtcccaaagaagaagaaaactacCAATAAGGCTACTTCAAAACAGA TCGTTGAATCATCCACCCCTGAAAGTACAGAGGACTCATCAGCTAGAACGACTCTCATCATCTGCCCACTCTCTGTGCTCAGCAACTGGCTG gacCAGTTTGAGCAGCACATGCATCCCAATGTGAAGCTTAATGTGTATCTGTATTACGGCTCAGAGCGCAACAGGAGCAAGACGTTTCTGTCCTCCCAGGACGTGGTGATCACCACCTACAATGTTCTATCTGCTGACTTTGTG AATGAGAGTCCCCTCCATAGTATCAATTGGCTGAGGGTTGTGCTGGATGAAGGACACATCATAAGAAATCCAAACGCACAGATGAGTAAAGCTGTGCTCAACCTGAAAGCTAACAGGCGCTGGATTCTTTCAG GGACTCCTATCCAGAACAGTGTGAAAGACCTGTGGATGCTGCTGGCATTCTTGCGTCTGAAGCCATTCGATGTGAGAGAGTGGTGGAACAGAGTGATCCAGAGACCTGTTACTCAGGGCGACAGGGCCGGCCTGCA GAACCTTCAGACCTTGGTGAAGTGCATCACCCTGAGGCGGACCAAGAGCACTGTGGTGAATGGGCGCCCCCTGGTGTCTCTGCCTGAGAAGACTGTGTTTGTGGAGCAGGTGGAGTTGAgccagcaggagagagaagaatATGAGCTGGCACGCAATGAAGGAAGAAACACCATTAGCAG GTATGTAGCAGAAGGGACGGTGCTAAGGAATTATGCAGATGTGTTGGCCATCCTGATGAGGCTTCGACAGTACTGCTGCCACCCGGATCTACTGGCAAAGGCACCCTCAGATTTAG ATGCTGCTGCGACGCCGGCAGAACTGCGGGAGCGTCTGATAGAGAAGCTACGGTTGGTGTTGGCCAGCGGCTCTGATGAGGAGTGCCCAGTGTGCCTGGACTCGGTCCGTCTCCCTGTCATCACACACTGCGCCCACGTTTACTGCCGGCCCTGCATCGCCCAGGTCATCACCAGTGAGCAG aAAGCACGCTGTCCTCTCTGTCGAGGTGAGATCAAGACCAGTGAGCTGGTGGAGTTTCCacaggaggaaatggaggaagagagcagtACAAATTCTGAGTGTTGGAGGAAAAGCTCAAAG GTGCAAGCGCTGATGGGAAACCTGCTTAGGCTGCGATGTGAGGACAGCAGCATCAAGTGTTTGGTCGTCTCTCAGTTCACACGTTTCCTCACCATAGTGGAGACGCCACTCAG AGAACATGGCTTCAGATTTGTGCGTTTGGATGGCAGCATGAGCCAAAAGAGGAGAGCCCAAGTGATCCAGGAGTTTCAGAGCTCTGAGGCCGATAGCCCTGCCATCATGCTGCTGTCTCTCAAAGCTGGAGGCGTGGGGCTTAACTTGACTGCAGCGTCTCATGTTTTCCTCCTGGACCCT GCATGGAACCCAGCTACTGAGGAACAGTGTATTGACCGCTGCCACCGTCTGGGCCAGAAGAGGAAAGTCGTTGTCACCAAG TTCATTGTGAAAGATTCAGTTGAGGAGAACATGGTAAAGAtccagaagaagaagcaggaccTGGTGGAGAAGGCGTTTGactccacaaacacagagaggaagatcTCTCTCGTTGACGATATCAAAGCTCTGATGGAGCTGTAA
- the LOC115035605 gene encoding glycogenin-1-like has translation MTRKMWGLIPVLDCSQLLRLCPSQCKPFTFSITIPDPREDSPQHTMSDQAFVTLATNDSYAKGAMVLGQSLRNHNTTKKLVALIGPNVAEACREALASIFDEVRVVDVMDSGDSAHLALMKRPDLGVTFTKLHCWTLTQYSKCVFMDADTLVLSNIDELFEREELSAAPDPGWPDCFNSGVFVFRPSKETHERLLTFCDENGSFDGGDQGVLNSYFNTWATADISKHLPFLYNLSSVSIYSYKPAFKQYGHEAKVVHFLGKTKPWNYSYDPQKGEVRDHAALPDSCHLHPDYLLTWWQVYAKFVLPLLQQAYGDKPFTSGFVEASENAKPGDDVREQPADSAPPPTPPPPRPAQNLSSEERKQRWEAGQIDYLGDDAFANIKRKLDSFLK, from the exons ATGACCCGGAAAATGTGGGGCTTAATTCCTGTGTTGGACTGCTCCCAGCTGCTGCGGCTCTGCCCTTCGCAGTGCAAGCCCTTCACCTTCAGCATCACGATCCCCGACCCCCGGGAGGACTCCCCCCAGCACACCATGTCGG ACCAGGCTTTTGTGACGCTGGCTACAAATGATAGCTATGCCAAGGGTGCGATGGTTCTTGGCCAGTCGTTACGaaaccacaacacaaccaaGAAGCTGGTCGCGCTCATAGGACCTAATGTTGCAGAAGCTTGCAG GGAAGCACTAGCCTCCATTTTCGATGAGGTGCGCGTGGTGGACGTCATGGACTCGGGCGATTCTGCTCATCTGGCCCTGATGAAACGTCCAGATCTGGGAGTAACATTCACCAAACTGCACTGCTGGACTCTCACACAGTACAGcaagtgtgtgttcatggatGCAGACACGCTG GTGCTATCAAATATAGATGAACTCTTTGAGAGAGAGGAGCTATCTGCAGCGCCGGATCCTGGCTGGCCAGATTGTTTCAATTCAGGGGTTTTTGTCTTCAGACCGTCCAAAGAGACGCATGAGCGGTTGCTCACGTTCTGTGATGAAAACGGCAGCTTCGATG gtggaGATCAAGGAGTTCTCAACAGTTATTTTAACACCTGGGCGACGGCAGATATATCGAAACACCTTCCCTTTCTCTACAACCTCAGCAGTGTTTCTATTTACTCTTACAAACCAGCTTTCAAACA GTATGGACACGAGGCCAAAGTGGTGCACTTCCTGGGTAAGACCAAACCGTGGAACTACTCCTACGACCCTCAGAAGGGTGAGGTCAGAGATCACGCCGCGTTGCCTGATTCGTGCCACTTACACCCGGACTACCTCCTCACGTGGTGGCAGGTGTACGCCAAATttgtgctgcctctgctgcagcaaGCCTACGGGGACAAGCCCTTCACCAGCGGCTTCGTAGAGGCCAGCGAAAAT GCTAAGCCAGGGGACGACGTGAGAGAGCAGCCTGCggactcagctcctcctcctactcctcctcctcctcgtcctgcTCAGAATCTTTCgtcagaggagaggaagcaaCGCTGGGAGGCCGGCCAGATCGACTACTTGGGCGATGATGCCTTCGCCAACATAAAGCGAAAGCTGGACTCCTTCCTGAAGTAG